A genomic segment from Oryctolagus cuniculus chromosome 14, mOryCun1.1, whole genome shotgun sequence encodes:
- the LOC138845156 gene encoding small ribosomal subunit protein eS10-like: MMTRKRNPTAAAMLMPKKNRIAIYELLFKEGMMVAKKDVHMPKHPELADKNVPNLHVMKAMQSLKSRGYVKEQFAWRHFYWYLTNEGIQYLRDYLHLPPEIVPATLRRSRPETGRPRPKGLEWERPARLTRGEADRDT, translated from the coding sequence ATGATGACCAGAAAACGGAACCCTACAGCTGCCGCGATGTTGATGCCCAAGAAGAATCGCATTGCCATTTACGAACTCCTCTTCAAGGAGGGGATGATGGTAGCCAAAAAGGACGTGCACATGCCGAAGCACCCAGAGCTGGCGGACAAGAACGTGCCCAACCTCCACGTCATGAAGGCCATGCAGTCGCTCAAGTCTCGAGGCTACGTGAAGGAGCAGTTCGCGTGGAGACACTTCTACTGGTACCTCACCAATGAGGGCATCCAGTATCTCCGGGACTACCTCCACCTGCCCCCTGAGATCGTGCCTGCCACCCTGCGCCGCAGCCGACCCGAGACTGGCAGGCCTAGGCCCAAAGGTCTGGAGTGGGAGCGGCCTGCGAGACTCACAAGAGGGGAAGCCGACAGAGACACTTAG